From the genome of Desulfonatronum thiosulfatophilum:
TTATGGCGCTGCATATCAGAATAAACAACGACGAGCTTCCCGTCCGGTCGGAACTGGTTGTCTGGGCGGAGTTTATCGATTTGACCGGCATCCATCCTTCTCGTCTGGGCGAACTCGTGGAACTGGGCTGGATCTGCCCGGACAAGCAGGGCGAGGAGTGTTATCTTTTCCACCCCCGCGACGTCTATAGGGTCAGCAAGCTGGAACGGCTGTGTCGGGATTTCGAACTGCCCGCCCTGGCCGGGACCATCATTGTCGACCTGCTGGAACGCATCGACGACCTGGACCGTCAGGTCAGAGATCTGCGCCGGCTGCTGTGAGCCCGGCTTTGGCTTACTGTTATCGCAATCGCTTGAAACGACTCTGACGGCAGCCCAGGATACCAGAGCAGCCGACATTGATACAATTCATCATCCTCAGGAGGAATCCGCATGGAAATGAGCAAGTTCACGCAAAAATCGCAGCAAGCCGTGGCCGAAGCCCAGGGAGTCGCCATCCGGTTCGGCAATCAGCAGGCGGATGTGGAGCATATGCTGCTGGCCTTGATCAGCCAGGAGAACGGACTTGCCCCGCGGCTGCTGGACCGGGCCGGCGTCTCCCCCCAGAACTATCTGCAGGCCCTTGAGGCCGAGATCGGCAAGCTTCCCAAGGTCAGCGGACCGGGAGTGCAGCCGGGACAGATCTCAATTACCCAAAGGCTGAGCGCTGTTCTGCTCAAGGCCATGGAAAAAGCAAAGAAAATGCAGGACGATTACGTCAGCGTGGAGCATCTCCTGCTGGTCGTACTGGAGGAGCCGGCATCAACGGCCGCGGGACGGGTCAACCGCCAGTTCAACCTGACCGCGGATCGCATCCTGGCCTCGCTGACCGAAGTGCGCGGCAACCAGCGCGTCACTTCGGCCAATCCGGAGGACACCTACGAAGCGCTGCAAAAATACGGTCGTGATCTTGTCGAGGAAGCCCGCAAGGGCAAGCTTGATCCGGTCATTGGCCGGGATCAGGAAATCCGGCGTTGCATTCGCGTGCTTTCCCGGCGGACCAAGAACAATCCCGTGCTCGTCGGCGAGGCCGGCGTGGGCAAGACGGCCATCGTCGAGGGATTGGCCCAGCGCATCCTGAAGCAGGACGTGCCCGAGGGGCTGAAGAACAAGACTGTTTTCTCCCTGGACATGGGCGCGCTCATCGCCGGCGCCAAATACCGAGGTGAATTCGAGGAGCGGCTCAAGGCCGTGCTCAAGGAAGTCCAGCAATCCGAAGGCAGGATCCTCCTGTTCATCGACGAAATCCACACCATTGTCGGCGCGGGCAAGGCCGAAGGGGCCATGGACGCGGGCAACCTGCTCAAGCCCATGCTGGCTCGGGGCGAACTGCACTGCATAGGGGCCACCACCCTGGACGAATATCGCAAGCACATCGAGAAGGACCCGGCCCTGGAACGCCGCTTCCAGCCCGTACTGGTGGAAGAACCCAGCGTGGAGGACACCATCTCCATCCTGCGCGGACTGCGTGAGCGGTTCGAGGTGCACCACAAAGTCCGCATCAACGACAGCGCCATTGTCGAAGCTGCGGTGCTTTCCCACCGCTACATTACGGACCGCCAGCTCCCGGACAAGGCCATAGACCTGATTGACGAGGCCGGGGCCATGCTGCGCACGGAGATCGACTCCCTGCCCTCGGAACTGGATGAGATCAGCCGCAAAGTATTGCAATTGGAGATCGAGCGGGAGGCGTTGAAGCGAGAGACAGACGACAATTCACGCATTCGCCTTGAAAAACTTGAAAAGGAGTTGGTTGATCTCCGCGAGTCGCAAGAGGCGCTCATGGCACAGTGGGAGCAAGAAAAAAACTCCCTTAATGAACGAAGTCGGTTGAAAGAGGAAATTGAAAAGACTGAATTGGAAATTGATGAAGCCAAGCGAGGTCTCGATTATTCGAGAGCTTCCGAACTACAATACAGTACCCTGACAAACCTCAAGAGGCTCCTGGTCGAACACGATAAACAACTAAATTTGGCATCAGGAAGCGAACGGATGGTCAAGGAAGAAGTCGGCCCCGACGACGTGGCCGAGATCATTTCCCGCTGGACCGGCATCCCGGTGTCCCGGCTTCTGGAAGGGGAGCGGGAAAAGCTGCTCCGCCTTGGAGACACGTTGCACGAACGCGTCATCGGCCAGGACGAGGCGGTTCAGGCCGTGGCCGACGCTGTGCTCCGGGCCCGCGCTGGATTGAAGGACCCCCACCGGCCCATCGGCTCCTTCATCTTTCTCGGCCCCACCGGCGTGGGCAAGACCGAGCTTTGCAAGACTCTGGCCCAGGCGCTCTTCGACACTGAGGAAAACATGGTCCGTCTGGACATGTCCGAGTACATGGAAAAGCACACGGTGGCTCGACTGATCGGCGCTCCTCCGGGCTATATCGGCTACGACGAGGGCGGCCAGCTCACCGAGGCGGTGCGCCGCAAACCCTACAGCGTGGTGCTTTTCGACGAGGTGGAAAAGGCGCACCAGGACGTGTTCAACGCCCTGCTCCAGATCCTGGACGACGGCCGGTTGACCGACAGCCAGGGCCGGACCGTGGATTTCAAGAACACGATCATCATCATGACCTCCAACCTGGGCTCCCAGTACCTGTTGGAGGGCATTACTCCGGAGGGCGAACTGCGCCCCGGCACACGGGAAGAGGTCATGGGTACCCTGAAGGCTCATTTCCGGCCCGAATTCCTGAACCGGGTGGACGAGGTGGTACTCTTCAAGCCGCTGCTTCTCGAACAGATCAAGGAAATCATCGATCTGTTGCTGCAGGGACTGCGCGGACGCCTGGCGGATCGCAAGATCGAAATCGAGCTGGCCGACCAGGCCCGGGACTTTATCGCCCGGGAAGCCTATGACCCCATCTACGGCGCCAGGCCCCTGCGCCGCTATCTCCAGTCCAGGCTGGAAACGCCCCTGGCCAAGGAGATCATCGGCGGACGGATTATGGACGGCCAGTCGATTCGGATCGACGTGGACGACGAAGGGCTTGTGTTGACAAAATAAGTATCAAGCAGCGTCGGCAGTCAGAAGCTGGAATAATGAGAATCACAGCATGTGTAATGGGCGCAAGGGAAAGTGCAAACAGAGTGGAAACCTGAGGTGGATATAGTGGTGAATAGCGAATGGATGACGATATGATGGCTGGAGAGAAAAGCGTGAAGTCTGGTGGGACGGATTGCGAGCCGCGTTCCGTGCTGTGCCTGGACATCGGCAGCGGGACCCAGGACGTGTTGCTTCATCTTCCGGGAGAGCAGCCGGAAAACTGTCCCAAGTTCGTCCTGCCTTCTCCGGCCAGGATGGTTTCCAGGCGTCTGGCCGCGTTGACCGAAGCCCGCCGTGCTGTCTGGCTCTATGGGGACAACATGGGCGGCGGATTCTACCGGGATGTGAAGCGCCACCTGGAGCAGGGCCTGCCTCTTGCCGCCCATCCAGAGGCGGCAATGTCTCTGGGAGACAATCCGGAACGGGTGCGGGCCCTGGGTGTGACCCTGACGACGCAGTGCCCGGCTGGCTTTACTCCCCTGCATGTATGCGATTTTGATCCAGGATTTTGGCGGACATTCCTGGCTGCCGCGGGTCTGGATTATCCGGACCTGATTCTGGCCGCGGCCCAGGATCATGGCTATCATCCGGATTCCAGCAACCGCATTGGGCGCTTCCGGCTGTGGCGGGACTTCCTGCTTCAGGCTCGGGGGCGGCCGGAAGCCCTGGTCTTTGCCGAGCCTCCGGAGGAACTGACCCGGCTGC
Proteins encoded in this window:
- a CDS encoding chaperone modulator CbpM; translation: MALHIRINNDELPVRSELVVWAEFIDLTGIHPSRLGELVELGWICPDKQGEECYLFHPRDVYRVSKLERLCRDFELPALAGTIIVDLLERIDDLDRQVRDLRRLL
- the clpB gene encoding ATP-dependent chaperone ClpB; the encoded protein is MEMSKFTQKSQQAVAEAQGVAIRFGNQQADVEHMLLALISQENGLAPRLLDRAGVSPQNYLQALEAEIGKLPKVSGPGVQPGQISITQRLSAVLLKAMEKAKKMQDDYVSVEHLLLVVLEEPASTAAGRVNRQFNLTADRILASLTEVRGNQRVTSANPEDTYEALQKYGRDLVEEARKGKLDPVIGRDQEIRRCIRVLSRRTKNNPVLVGEAGVGKTAIVEGLAQRILKQDVPEGLKNKTVFSLDMGALIAGAKYRGEFEERLKAVLKEVQQSEGRILLFIDEIHTIVGAGKAEGAMDAGNLLKPMLARGELHCIGATTLDEYRKHIEKDPALERRFQPVLVEEPSVEDTISILRGLRERFEVHHKVRINDSAIVEAAVLSHRYITDRQLPDKAIDLIDEAGAMLRTEIDSLPSELDEISRKVLQLEIEREALKRETDDNSRIRLEKLEKELVDLRESQEALMAQWEQEKNSLNERSRLKEEIEKTELEIDEAKRGLDYSRASELQYSTLTNLKRLLVEHDKQLNLASGSERMVKEEVGPDDVAEIISRWTGIPVSRLLEGEREKLLRLGDTLHERVIGQDEAVQAVADAVLRARAGLKDPHRPIGSFIFLGPTGVGKTELCKTLAQALFDTEENMVRLDMSEYMEKHTVARLIGAPPGYIGYDEGGQLTEAVRRKPYSVVLFDEVEKAHQDVFNALLQILDDGRLTDSQGRTVDFKNTIIIMTSNLGSQYLLEGITPEGELRPGTREEVMGTLKAHFRPEFLNRVDEVVLFKPLLLEQIKEIIDLLLQGLRGRLADRKIEIELADQARDFIAREAYDPIYGARPLRRYLQSRLETPLAKEIIGGRIMDGQSIRIDVDDEGLVLTK
- a CDS encoding DUF1786 domain-containing protein, which encodes MDDDMMAGEKSVKSGGTDCEPRSVLCLDIGSGTQDVLLHLPGEQPENCPKFVLPSPARMVSRRLAALTEARRAVWLYGDNMGGGFYRDVKRHLEQGLPLAAHPEAAMSLGDNPERVRALGVTLTTQCPAGFTPLHVCDFDPGFWRTFLAAAGLDYPDLILAAAQDHGYHPDSSNRIGRFRLWRDFLLQARGRPEALVFAEPPEELTRLRTLKSRIGSGLVADTGAAAVLGALHESEVRERNSREGICVVNVGNSHVLGFLLFQDQVLGVYEQHSNRSREDVLSDLDLFRRGELTHEQVMDEYGHGCLTLDLPPAAGNFTSTYVLGPRRALLQNIGATFLAPGGDMMLAGCFGLLQGWRFAAGRT